The Archocentrus centrarchus isolate MPI-CPG fArcCen1 chromosome 7, fArcCen1, whole genome shotgun sequence genome window below encodes:
- the LOC115783410 gene encoding uncharacterized protein LOC115783410, with amino-acid sequence MKCFICKCDSDAPNSLVKHLKLIHGLCSGRTLHIKCGQVGCSRSFGSFSGFRKHLNRCHLSGLFESVEDGEFSPYKNVLDTRDARDVEMVTESLEADTALSSTNIVNSCASVISDMEAAGVGQSLVNSVVISMEEIVKDIQHHAKETVIKNVFSSERDTVMCKKVEACFEELENPFTILNSEYKRSKFLSGKWETVKPIECVIGSRFDTRRNKKTGTYDQVVVQDKFMYVPILSTLESIFKSPYSTEMLKSSTFDDSTLKDIYDGSFFKGHPLFSTEKHSVQIQMFYDDFEVANPLGSKRGIYKLGAIYFTLRNFSPKWNSLLANIHLCALFHAQDVKRYGFSEILAPIVRDIRVLETDGIFIPLYGCHVHGSIVQVTGDNLGLHSLFGLVESFSARYCCRFCLAEKDDFQTEFSEDSSKIVLRTKEMHTAHCQEMAYNPSLPHIFGVKRSCILNSLMFFHTTENFSVDVMHDIFEGIGQYELKILFEYFKEHITLEELNLRILTFDYGFMERNNRPVAVNLCGESNDLGLNAVQSWCLLKNVPLMFGDLVTSDNPHWRLLLLLLQIVNIVLSPMLTQGLCVYLKHLIVDHHKLFKKLYPQKKLLPKHHFLIHYPRCIQKIGPVLHSWCMRYEGKHNFFKKQLKSFKNITKTLAKKHQNYMAHVWQASSTFNRLDIGPGKMVSLNMVKGGSDISEAVQVSREVQVMKVNWAKHSGFIYCPHLVICGKVESEMPVFYQIKSVFIVKDKLLLLTLPLCTVTFHEHFHAYEVTKMMQGFVVFDVNHLCYPKPFAIQMSYEANDTALFVVPYCYLW; translated from the coding sequence ATGAAGTGTTTTATCTGCAAATGTGACAGTGATGCACCAAACAGCCTTGTTAAGCACCTTAAACTAATCCATGGTCTTTGTTCTGGCAGGACTCTCCATATTAAATGTGGTCAAGTAGGATGCTCACGTTCTTTTGGTAGCTTTTCTGGTTTTAGAAAGCATCTAAATAGATGTCATCTTAGTGGTTTATTTGAATCTGTAGAAGATGGGGAGTTTTCACCTTACAAAAATGTTCTGGACACAAGAGATGCCAGAGATGTTGAAATGGTGACTGAATCTTTAGAGGCTGACACAGCTTTATCTTCAACAAACATTGTAAATAGTTGTGCATCAGTAATTTCAGATATGGAGGCTGCAGGTGTTGGCCAAAGTTTGGTGAATTCTGTTGTGATTTCCATGGAAGAGATTGTAAAAGACATCCAACATCACGCTAAAGAAACTGTAATAAAGAATGTATTTAGCAGTGAAAGAGACACTGTAATGTGCAAGAAAGTTGAAGCATGTTTTGAAGAACTTGAGAATCCTTTCACAATTCTTAACTCGGAATACAAAAGATCTAAATTTTTGTCAGGCAAGTGGGAAACTGTAAAACCAATTGAATGTGTAATTGGATCAAGATTTGACACTAGACGAAATAAGAAGACGGGAACATATGATCAGGTTGTAGTTCAAGACAAGTTCATGTATGTTCCAATTCTATCTACTTTGGAGTCTATATTTAAAAGTCCATATTCTACtgaaatgttgaaaagctcAACTTTTGATGACTCAACACTTAAAGATATTTATGATGGATCTTTTTTTAAGGGTCATCCTTTGTTTTCAACTGAAAAGCACTCAGTGCAGATCCAGATGTTTTATGATGATTTTGAGGTAGCAAACCCTCTTGGTTCCAAACGAGGTATTTACAAATTGGGTGcaatatattttacattacGTAACTTCTCTCCAAAATGGAATTCTCTTTTAGCTAACATACACCTTTGTGCCTTGTTTCATGCACAAGATGTTAAACGGTATGGCTTTAGTGAAATTCTTGCACCTATTGTTAGAGACATTAGAGTTTTGGAAACTGATGGAATTTTTATTCCACTGTACGGTTGCCATGTTCATGGGAGTATTGTGCAGGTGACTGGGGATAATTTAGGCCTACATAGCTTGTTTGGTCTGGTTGAGTCTTTCAGTGCAAGGTATTGTTGCAGGTTCTGTTTGGCTGAAAAAGATGACTTCCAAACAGAATTCTCCGAAGATTCTTCCAAAATAGTGCTGCGCACCAAAGAAATGCACACTGCACACTGCCAAGAAATGGCTTACAATCCCTCTCTTCCTCATATTTTTGGTGTGAAGCGTTCATGTATTTTAAATTCACTTATGTTTTTTCACACAACTGAAAACTTCTCAGTTGATGTGATGCACGACATTTTTGAAGGTATTGGCCAGTACGAGTTGAAAATTTTGTTTGAGTATTTTAAAGAACACATTACATTGGAGGAACTGAATTTGAGAATACTAACTTTTGACTATGGATTCATGGAGAGGAACAACAGGCCAGTGGCTGTGAATTTATGTGGAGAATCGAATGATCTGGGACTAAATGCAGTTCAATCATGGTGCTTGCTGAAGAATGTTCCTCTCATGTTTGGAGATCTGGTAACATCTGATAATCCACACTGGCGCCTCCTCCTTTTACTACTACAAATTGTAAATATTGTTCTTTCTCCAATGTTAACCCAAGGTCTCTGTgtatatttaaaacatttgattGTGGATCATcacaaactgtttaaaaagttGTATCCACAGAAAAAACTTTTACCAAAGCACCATTTTCTCATCCATTATCCTAGGTGCATTCAGAAAATTGGCCCTGTACTTCATAGCTGGTGCATGCGCTATGAAggtaaacacaatttttttaagaaacaattaaagtcttttaaaaacattacGAAAACACTCgctaaaaaacatcaaaattataTGGCACATGTTTGGCAAGCTTCATCAACTTTTAATCGATTGGACATTGGACCAGGGAAAATGGTATCTTTAAACATGGTAAAAGGAGGTTCTGACATTTCTGAGGCAGTGCAAGTGTCTCGTGAGGTTCAAGTTATGAAAGTGAACTGGGCAAAACACAGTGGATTTATTTACTGTCCTCATCTGGTTATTTGTGGCAAAGTTGAATCTGAAATGCCTGTCTTTTACCAGATCAAGTCTGTGTTCATAGTTAAAGACAAATTGTTGCTGCTTACATTGCCTTTATGTACAGTAACTTTTCATGAACATTTTCATGCTTATGAAGTTACTAAAATGATGcaaggttttgttgtgtttgatgTCAACCATCTATGTTATCCGAAGCCCTTTGCCATACAAATGTCATATGAAGCAAATGACACTGCTCTCTTTGTTGTCCCATATTGCTATCTTTGGTGA
- the LOC115782470 gene encoding uncharacterized protein LOC115782470 has protein sequence MLDKLSTSKYLLSFFLKAVKTMLLRVLLSGEQKYVKLSDLTFDAFVREVCLKFNIPEGRQQDLKVYDQSDTEVDVDVFEEIVNQSPGTFRVMLSNKENPGAVLSSSSSSSSVTSDDTIILNFTMCDPSEEEATAEGSQPKRPCHINYEAQALIEKILTTKPGGERIIQEYARTKCLTDATRRQMINILTAAMTEAHGSSPPKSIRVMYAQIVALFPYLEDPFSKHGYEHYYDPESGSGYLAWRLKTIQRKTAEERGASGSKSPKSGGPGHGQSRVFTADKVLSDEEVEAAIAVLKHSADDDTVREKMKATFHYRHSMVNDEKKAATVFSVFPRFLDTPGLIKQDFRLLFGEGTANRFLEKWPTSLKSKVIKESHGLVPTTELLDLLRNAELDAEAENGWDSDMSAILLLLHLLPPSAQGRKRPGKMSASQAVDHLIRFLKVGTSVQQHLDKITQRTQPYLLVQGSIQSSIHAFFIVIDNYAIPCKATCSVGALDELFKAHYVFGTSYSAPLTNFFTFLQTTVYNIDVGETKETPRVAELRARTLH, from the exons ATGCTAGACAAGTTGTCCACCTCAAAAtatttgctcagtttttttctgaAGGCTGTCAAG ACCATGCTACTGCGTGTTTTGCTTAGTGGGGAGCAGAAGTACGTGAAACTTTCTGACCTAACATTTGATGCATTCGTGAGAGAAG TGTGCCTGAAATTTAACATTCCAGAAGGCAGACAGCAGGATCTGAAGGTGTATGACCAGTCTGATACAGAAGTTGATGTAGATGTTTTTGAAGAAATAGTGAATCAGTCACCTGGAACCTTTCGAGTTATGTTGAGCAACAAAGAAAATCCTG GTGCTGttctatcatcatcatcatcttcatcttcagtcACATCTGATGATACAATCATTCTGAATTTCACAATGTGTGACCCATCAGAAGAAGAAGCCACTGCTGAAGGAAGTCAACCTAAAAGGCCATGTCACATAAATTATGAGGCACAAGCG TTGATTGAAAAAATCTTGACAACAAAGCCTGGTGGTGAGCGTATCATACAAGAGTATGCAAGAACTAAATGCTTGACAGATGCAACCAGAAGACAGATGATAAACATCCTTACAGCTGCAATGACAGAAGCACATGG ATCATCCCCTCCTAAAAGCATCAGAGTGATGTATGCTCAGATCGTTGCCTTATTTCCCTATCTGGAAGACCCATTTTCAAAACATGGATAT GAGCATTACTATGATCCAGAGAGCGGTTCAGGATACCTTGCATGGCGTTTAAAGAccattcaaagaaaaactgcagaggAAAGGGGTGCCTCAGGTAGCAAATCTCCAAAAA gtggtgGACCAGGCCATGGTCAATCCAGGGTTTTCACTGCTGACAAAGTGCTGTCAGATGAGGAAGTGGAAGCAGCTATTGCTGTTTTGAAACACTCTGCTGATGATGACACTGTCCGTGAGAAGATGAAGGCTACCTTCCATTACCGTCATTCAATGGTCAATGATGAAAAGAAAGCAGCAACTGTCTTCTCTGTCTTTCCACGGTTTCTGGACACACCAGGACTG ATAAAACAAGATTTCAGACTCCTGTTTGGTGAAGGCACTGCCAACAGATTTTTGGAGAAGTGGCCCACCAGTCTCAAATCCAAGGTTATAAAGGAAAGCCATGGCCTGGTACCCACCACTGAGCTCTTGGATTTATTGCGGAATGCAGAGTTAGATGCTGAAGCTGAGAATG GTTGGGATAGTGACATGTCTGCTATTTTGCTTCTGCTGCATCTGCTACCACCATCTGCACAAGGACGAAAGAGGCCGGGTAAGATGTCTGCATCTCAAGCAGTGGATCACCTCATCAGATTTCTAAAG gtTGGAACCAGTGTACAGCAGCATCTTGACAAAATCACGCAACGTACCCAGCCCTACCTCCTGGTCCAGGGATCCATCCAAAGCAGTATTCACGCATTCTTCATTGTGATTGACAACTATGCTATTCCATGTAAGGCAACATGTTCAGTTGGAGCTCTTGATGAGCTCTTTAAGGCCCATTATGTGTTTGGTACATCATACAGTGCTCCCTTGACCAACTTCTTCACCTTTCTCCAAACAACTGTTTACAACATAGATGTTggagaaacaaaggaaacaccCAGAGTTGCAGAGTTGAGAGCAAGAACGCTCCATTAG